Genomic segment of Acinetobacter larvae:
TAAAACGTGCATCTGAAAGTTTGTAACTGGTATTGGTCGCTTGTACCAAACGTTTTTGAGCGGTTAAACGTTCACCGATATGCATACGTGTTGCCAGTGCATCATTGACTTCACGGAAAGCAGATTGAATCGATTTTTCATAGTTTGATAAAGCGATTTCTTGATCAGTTTCTGAAATCTTGATATTGGCTTTACGTGTGCCCCAATCGAAAATTGGTAGATCAAGACTTGGCCCCAAAGACCAAACAAATGAACCCGATTTAAACAAGTCACTGAGGTCAGTCGATGCGCTACCCGCTCTGCCTGTTAGGCTGATGGTTGGGAATAAACGCGCCCGTGCAGCACCGATATTGGCACCCGCTGCAGACAGTTGATATTCTGCTGTGCGGATATCAGGACGGTTATAAAGCAAATCACTTGGAATACCTGTGCTAAAGGCTTGATTATTAGTGATCTGTATCACGGCTTGTTGTGGGAGCAAGTTTTCAGGAATGCTTTGACCAACCAATAAGTTGAGTAAGTTTTTAGCTTGTTCAACTTGTGTTTTAAAGTTGGCGACGTCATTACGTGCTGTTTCAACAGAAATTTGCGCTTGACGTACTGGCAATTCACTGTCAATTCCCACATCAAAACGTTTTTTGTTGAGCTTATAGGAATTCTCTTGCGCAACTAAGGTTTGCTGTGCCAATTTTAATTGTGCATTGGCAAAAGCATAGTTCAGCCACGCTTGAGAAACTTGTCCAATCAAGGAGATTTGCGTTGAATCACGTGCAGACGCTGTGGCGAGATAATCATCTAAGGCACTATCTTTTAAGCTGCGTACACGACCCCAGAAATCCAGCTCATAGGCTGTAACACCCAGACTAACGTCATACGTGGTAAAGGGTTTGGGGGCACTTGTCGTATCTTGACGTAAAATGCTGCCACTTGCGCCAATCGTTGGTAATTGATTATTTTCTGCAATTCGTAATTGTTGCTGGGCTTTTTGAATATTCAGTGCAGCGGTACGTAAATCGCGGTTATTGTTAAGCGCTAAGTCGATTACTTGTACAAGTCGAGCATCACTAAAGAACTCTTTATACCCTTGTTCAGCAATTGAAGGGCCATTCGCATTGGCTAAATAACCCGTAGGAATATTTGCCTGAACGACGGGTTCTGGGCCACGCATGCTTTGGCATGCCGCCAAAGCAAGTGCGAGTGCAGATACCGCGATACTACGACCAGTAAGCGTCCATAAAGCTGGCATCACGATGAGAGCTCCTGTTGAGTTGGTTTTTGCTTAGGTTTGTACTTAAAGATACTACGAATCCAAACAAAGAACACAGGGATAAAGAAAATACCAAGGAAAGTCGACGTAAGTACACCACCGATTACACCAATACCAACAGAGTTTTGGCTACCCGCACCCGCACCTGAAGATATGGCCATTGGCAAGACCCCTAAACCAAAGGCTAGGGTGGTCATGATAATCGGACGTAAACGTAATTTTGCAGCATGCATGGTGGCTTCGAACAGTTCTTCACCTTTTTCTTGTAGTTCTTTGGCGAACTCAATAATCAAGATGGCATTCTTGGCAGAAAGACCAATCACCGCAATCATGGCAACTTGGAAGTAGATGTTGTCTGAAAGGTTTGGATTTTTGGTTAACATCATAACGCCTTGGGTAAGTAAGACTGCACCCACCAAGCCCAATGGTACCACCAGCATTACTGATACTGGAATCGACCAGCTTTCATATAATGCAGCCAAACATAAGAATACGATCAGCATAGACATGGCATAGATCACCAAGTTTTGTTGACCTGCTTCTTTTTCGTCTAGTGATAAACCGGTCCATTCAAAGCTAAAATTGTCTAGCCCCATTTCTGGCAGTTTGCCAATGATTTCTTCCATGGCACGCAAGGCATCACCAGAACTTTTACCCGGTGCTGGACTTCCTTGGATGTTCATTGATGAAACACCGTTATAACGCTCTAGACGAGGCGAACCATAACCCCATTCACCTGTTGCAAAAGCAGAGAAGGGCACCATGGCATTTTGTTTGTTACGCACATACCACTTGTCTAGATCTTCAGGCATCATGCGAGTATTGGCTTCACCTTGTAAATATACTTTTTTAACACGACCACGGTCGACAAAGTCATTAACATAAGAGCCGCCCCAAGCGATTCCCATGGTGCTGTTAATGTCACTTAAGTTAACACCCATCGCACCTGCCGAAGCTTGGTCAATTTTGATTTTATACTGTGGCGTATCTTCCATACCATTTGGACGTACACCCACCAGACGTTTATCTTGAGCAGCCATACCGAGCACGGCATTACGTGCAGCCAAGAGTTTTTCATGACCTTGACCATCAAGATCTTTTAATTGCAAGTCAAAACCTGAACTTACACCCAGTTCTGGCATCGCTGGCAGTTGTAATGGGTAAATCAGTGTGGAGTTGCGATCAATCACGTTAAGTGCCATCGCACGTTTGACAATCTCACTGATTTTGGACTCAGGTGTGGTACGTTCTTTCCAGTCTTTCAACTGAATAAATGCCACCCCTTGGTTTTGTCCCATACCGGCAAAAGAGAAGCCTGCGACAGTAAATACGGATTCAACGTATTTGCCTTCTTTACCGTGGAAGTAGTCGGTAATGTTGGCTAAGGTTTGTTCGGTCCGCTCTAGTGTTGCATTAGGCGGCAATTGCACCAGTGTAAATAACACCCCTTGGTCTTCTTCGGGTAAGAATGACGTCGGCATGATTTTGAGCACACCAATCAACATCGCCGTTACCACAACATAACCAATACCTGACGCCACTTTATTGTGGGTCATATGGTTTACGCCGTTTTGATAACGTTGCGAAGTACGGTCAAACATGTTGTTAAACCAGCGGAAGAAGCGTGCAAAGATATTGTCACTGAGCGGTCTGTTGGGATCGTGTTGTTTTAAAATCGTGGCGCACAGCGCAGGGGTAAAGGTGAGCGCAATAATCAATGACAGGACCATTGCGGTTACCAAAGTAATCGAGAATTGTCGATAGATTACCCCGGTGGTACCACTCATAAATGCCATTGGAATAAATACTGCAGCCAGTACGCTGGTAATCCCGACCAGTGCACCTGAGATCTGCTCCATGGATTGTTCGGTTGCTGTCACAGGATCTTTGTGTTCATCGACCATGATCCGTTCGACGTTTTCTACCACCACAATGGCGTCATCGACCAATAGACCAATTGCCAATACCATGGCAAACATGGTGAGTGTGTTGATGG
This window contains:
- the adeK gene encoding multidrug efflux RND transporter AdeIJK outer membrane channel subunit AdeK, whose amino-acid sequence is MPALWTLTGRSIAVSALALALAACQSMRGPEPVVQANIPTGYLANANGPSIAEQGYKEFFSDARLVQVIDLALNNNRDLRTAALNIQKAQQQLRIAENNQLPTIGASGSILRQDTTSAPKPFTTYDVSLGVTAYELDFWGRVRSLKDSALDDYLATASARDSTQISLIGQVSQAWLNYAFANAQLKLAQQTLVAQENSYKLNKKRFDVGIDSELPVRQAQISVETARNDVANFKTQVEQAKNLLNLLVGQSIPENLLPQQAVIQITNNQAFSTGIPSDLLYNRPDIRTAEYQLSAAGANIGAARARLFPTISLTGRAGSASTDLSDLFKSGSFVWSLGPSLDLPIFDWGTRKANIKISETDQEIALSNYEKSIQSAFREVNDALATRMHIGERLTAQKRLVQATNTSYKLSDARFKSGIDSFLTVLDAQRSSYTAEQNLLLLQQADLNNQIELYKTLGGGLKTNSSDPVQYPASSSQQKYHKEDVVK
- a CDS encoding efflux RND transporter permease subunit; the encoded protein is MARFFIHRPIFAWVIALVIMLAGIITLTQMPVSQYPTIAPPKISISAVYPGASADTVENTVTQVIEQQMNGLDGLRYISSQSSSNGMVQIDVNFKQGVNADTAQVQVQNKLQTAMASLPQDVQRQGVTVKKSGASFLQVVAFSSPQGNLTRGDIADYVNANIKDPLSRVEGVGEIQVFGGQYAMRIWLDPAKLNTFNLTPADVSAAIQAQNAQIAVGQLGGAPSVQGQVINATVNAQSLLQTPQEFENIFLKNASDGAQVRIKDVARVELGSEDYQFDSKYNNKTATGIAIRLSTGANALDTAQNVENALAKMRPSYPAGLEDKIAFDSTPFVKLSINNVVHTLLEAILLVFLVMFLFLQNWRATIIPTLAVPVVVLGTFAVINVFGFTINTLTMFAMVLAIGLLVDDAIVVVENVERIMVDEHKDPVTATEQSMEQISGALVGITSVLAAVFIPMAFMSGTTGVIYRQFSITLVTAMVLSLIIALTFTPALCATILKQHDPNRPLSDNIFARFFRWFNNMFDRTSQRYQNGVNHMTHNKVASGIGYVVVTAMLIGVLKIMPTSFLPEEDQGVLFTLVQLPPNATLERTEQTLANITDYFHGKEGKYVESVFTVAGFSFAGMGQNQGVAFIQLKDWKERTTPESKISEIVKRAMALNVIDRNSTLIYPLQLPAMPELGVSSGFDLQLKDLDGQGHEKLLAARNAVLGMAAQDKRLVGVRPNGMEDTPQYKIKIDQASAGAMGVNLSDINSTMGIAWGGSYVNDFVDRGRVKKVYLQGEANTRMMPEDLDKWYVRNKQNAMVPFSAFATGEWGYGSPRLERYNGVSSMNIQGSPAPGKSSGDALRAMEEIIGKLPEMGLDNFSFEWTGLSLDEKEAGQQNLVIYAMSMLIVFLCLAALYESWSIPVSVMLVVPLGLVGAVLLTQGVMMLTKNPNLSDNIYFQVAMIAVIGLSAKNAILIIEFAKELQEKGEELFEATMHAAKLRLRPIIMTTLAFGLGVLPMAISSGAGAGSQNSVGIGVIGGVLTSTFLGIFFIPVFFVWIRSIFKYKPKQKPTQQELSS